The genomic stretch tcatgattaagctcttgcatcatgtagtttaaacctattagtggagaaatatcgtagagcttgttgaaactggtttgcatgattggtctctctaaggtctagatattttctggtaaagtgtttgagcaacaaggaagacagtgtagatttttataatgcttgcaatatgttcttatgtaagttttgctgtaccggttcatacttgtgtttgcttcaaacaacctttctagccaaagccttgtactgagaggaaatgcttcttgtgcatccaaaaccttgagccaaaacccatgccatttgtgtccaccatatctacctactatgtggtatttcctgccattccaagtaaatacttcatgtgctacctttaaaccttcaaaatgcttctcaatttgtgtcattgttttatagctcatgaggaagtatgtggtgtttatctttcaaccttgtcatttactcttgacagactctcaccaatggactagtggcacatccgcttatccaataattttgcaaaaagagctggcaatggggttcccaaccccaattaattaacttgcattaataattctcttcacgtgttttgccctgatctatcagtaagcaacttaattttgcaaatagacactccttcatggtatgtgaatgttggaaggcacccgaggattcggttagccatggcttgagaaagcaaaggttgggaggagtgtcatccataaataatgaaactaaaatacatgtgtaaacaaaagagaagagggatgatccaccttgctggtagagataacgtccttcatgggagccgctcttgaaagtctggttgatgaggtagttagagtgcccactatcagccactggtagagataacacctctcaaactttacttttatgctctctatatgatttcaaaacttaaaaagctctagcacatgatttaatccctgcttccctctgcgaagggcctttcttttactttatgttgagtcagtttacctacttccttacatcttagaagcaaacacttgtgtcaactgtgcattaattcttacatacttgcttatttgcattcatcgtattactttgtgttgaccattatccatgagatatacatgttgaaagttgaaagcaactgctgaaacttaaatcttcctctgtgttgcttcaatgcctttactttgaatatattgctttatgagttaacgcttatgcaagacttttgatgcttgtcttgaaagtactattcatgaaaagttttgctatatgttatctatttgttagcaactatagatcattgccttgagtcactgcattcatctcatatgctttataataggatgatcaagattatgtaagtagcatgtcactacgaaattactcttttttatcgtttacctactcgagggcgagcgggaactaagcttggggatgctgatacgtctccaacgtacctataatttctgatgttccgtgcttgttttatgacaatacttacatgttttgcttgcactttataatgtttttatgcattttccagaactaacctattaacaagatgccgaagtgccagttcctgttttctgctgtttttggttccagaaaggcttttcgggcaatattctcggaattcgacgaaacgaagacccaacatcttatttttcccgaaagcatccagaacaccgaaggagagtcggagagggaccagggggccaccacacaacatggcggcgcggccccgggcccggccgcgccggcctatcgtgagggggcccaggcaccctccgactccgactcttcgcctatataagtcctttcgacctaaaaacgcgataccaatggacgaaactccagaaagactccaggggcgccgccaccatcgcgaaactccaattcgggggacagaagtctctgttccggcaccctgccgggacggggaagtgccccggaagccatctccatcaacgccaccacctccatcatgctccgtgagtagttcccccatggactacgggttctagctgtagctagttggtattctctccccatgtacttcaatacaatgatctcatgagttgccttacatgattgagattcatctgatgtaatcggtgttgtgtttgtcgggatccgatggattgttacattatgattgtctatctacaaagtttgtgaagttattgttgctttgcaatcttgttatgcttaatgcttgtcactagggcccgagtggcatgatcttagatttaagctctatacttattgcttagattgtatctacaagttgtatgcacatgtctatgtccggaaccaaaggccccaaagtgacagaaattgggacaagctggagggaaggcttagatatgaggatcacatgttttcacggagtgttaatgctttgctccgatgctctattaaaaggagtgccttaatttctagtagattccctagaggcccggctgccacctaggctggtaggacaaaagatgttgtacaagtttctcattgcgagcacgtatgactatatatggaaaacatgcctacatgattaatgatcttgatgttactgtcttaatgctatttcaatcctatcaattgcccgactgtaatttgttcacccaacacttgttattggagagttaccactagtgtagatagttgggaaccccggtccatctctcatcatcatatactcgttcctatatgacattggaagtagtatcaactattttctggtgccattgctctcatattactgctactgctaatGTGTTACTTGTTAttacttgctctcatattgcctgctgctttcacatcaccctcgttactagtgcttttccgagtgcagctgaattgacgactcgagttgttaaggcttaNNNNNNNNNNNNNNNNNNNNNNNNNNNNNNNNNNNNNNNNNNNNNNNNNNNNNNNNNNNNNNNNNNNNNNNNNNNNNNNNNNNNNNNNNNNNNNNNNNNNGATGCTTGAGAGGGGCTCCTGCCTGCCGGGATTTTCACGGTGTGGAGGCCGTCACCCGTGAGGGATGTGTTGGGGAGGCTGTCGTCGGTGAGGGATGTCACCTGCCTGCATGAGAGTTGTGCTGCTCAGGACGAGATATGGTGCGTTGCAGGATGGGAAGATATAAATTTACAGAGAGATGTGCATATTTTGTTCTAGTTAGGACTGGAGTTGCCACAAGCTTCTTAGATAActttctttttcctctctctctatctctctctccctcgcTGCTAAACTAATCGCAgcaataacaaaaacaaacactaCTTGGGTTCAGACCCCTCGCTGGTGGCGTTGCGGTCTTCAAAGCGCCGAATCCTAGCCCGGGCTTCTTACTTTACTCTGTCCCATTCTCCTACTCGTGGCTGGTGAAGATGGGGAAGACAAGCTCAACAAAGAAGACAAGGAGAAACCAGGGCCTTTTTTTTCGAGAGCCATGGCCTTTAATGGGATTAACTGCGGACTTATTAGTATGTTATACAGGAAGTTCTAACCATGTGTGCTAGCAGAGCAGAGTACTAGCAAAGGCCCTGGCAACCATGAAGTTCTGATCCTAGaataccaaagggcattgttgcaCGAAATTCCACTGGCAGATCGAACATTGTTTCTGGATCAAGCGTGGAGACAGCACACCCCCATGATGCTGTCACCCAATGTATACCTGCGTTTACAGACCAAACTAACATGATTCTTTGGAATAGTTTGGGACCTGTCAAATACTACAATGGATCCCCATAAACTTGTTTTTCAGTAATGTCCACCCGGTTCCCCGTAGCTATATCGAAAATTGATGAAAGATGGACAAATAAAGCTATTTGCTCTAAACAAACGTCCTTCTGCTTAATCAGCAACTGAGTGCTACGTAGTACCAAAGTTTATTGGCATACTACTAGTTGGTAGGAGGAAATCAGTCCACCAAGATGAGTTGCAGTACTAGCAACTAGTAAGAGTGCGGTTAGCTCACCGCGTCGCCTTCCTCGAGAGGCCTCTCTACGTAGCACGAGGAGAGGAACGGCAGGAGGGCGACCAACGCCGTCCAGCACGCCGAGTCATCGGAGTGGTACTGGTCTCAGAAGCCACCGCCGCGGGCCACGGGCCTACAGTTAGCCGCTACTGTGGGAACATGGGAACAGACCGAGGAGAGCGACACTGGCGTGGTCGCCGGCGTTGATTCGGTTGGTGGCGGAGCGGCCGGACCGGAATTGAGCTGTGGGTGGCGGAGGTGTCAGCCGGAGGGGGACGAGATAGACCGGCGTGTTTTTTTTTCGAGATGGGATTATTACGCGTGCGTGTGCTGGTCCAATGCTTAACTTTTCAAACGGTACTTATAAACACCACCATGGGCATCAACATGTAAGCTGGAATAGCTCAGTTGGCCAGAGCGTGTGGCTGTTAACCACAAGGTCGGAGGTTCAAGCCCTCCTTCTAGCGTTTTTTCTTCGTGAATGCTTCTGCATTTTGAGCATTACATTTTTTTTTAACTGGACCATATTGCCTTCTTTTTTCATGCGGGTCGGTTTTAGTCCGCAACTGAATGCTTCTGCTTTTCATCATTAATTTTTTTCACTGGATTATAttattaaagtttcaaaaaaataagaTAAAAAAATCTGCTATTTTTATCAATTAGGGAGCAGTTTTAGAGGTCTTACAAACCACGACTTAACCGAGAGAGGTCCTTCTAGCGTTTCTATCTTTTTTGTGCGATCGGTTTTAGTCTGCAACTCAATGCTTGTACATTTTGctcattaatttttttaaatggaACATATCATTGAAGGTTTTTAACAAAataaggcaaaagatttgccatttttGTTAATTAAGAAAAAAATTAAAGGTCTTACAAACGACGACTTGTCTGAGAGGTTAAGCCCAAAACCAAAGCCTGATCTGAGGCTCCACATTGcccctttttcttttattttggttacAAAGCCGAGGTAGGGTGTTGTTTTAGAAAATGTGTGTGTTTCTTTCCTTCCATATTTCTCACAAAATCAACATCAGAAGTGATGCCATTGTCTTCTTTGTGTATCGCCTCAATCCCCCACTCCTTGATGGTACGCATAGTGTGCCAACTAGTTGTATCAACATCGTGAAGGCCAAGTTAATTCTTGACATTGGACCACACTCTAATAGTGAACCGGCACTTGAAAAAAATGTGGGAGGCAGATTCTTGCACTTGGTTGCAAAAGCTTGCATCTTTCACAATTTTGCTCCTCTTCTCTTAAGTCTATCCATCATCCAAACTCTATTTTAGATGATCAACCGAACAAAACAAAAATGCACTTAGAGGTCCCAAGCTTCCAAACTAAGGATGCCATGTCACTAAAGCGTGTGTCAAGGAGGAAAAAATGGAGAAAACAACGGACAGTGCTACAAAAGTTAGTAGTGTATCAGCTCCGATTCATAAATTTAGGCTTATGATTCCCTACGTCAGGCAAATGAAGGCTAGTCTACGCTCTTCACTTTTGCTTAAAAACTTGAACACTTATCTTATGattgattagagcatctccagtcgcatcccccaaacgaCGTCCGGTAATAGCGCCGAATTTTCGTTTGGGGGACATCCGGACGAAATTTTCGTTTGGAGGAGGTCCCTTtcctagccacgtcccccaaacgcgacctccaaacaaaaaacAAGTGTAAAAatcgtgtccggcgtccccgatggagtctctatacacaggggatgggctagaGACGCCGGACAATATTTGAGGGACGTCCGGAGCGAAGCGGCCTTTGGGacatgcgactggagatgctcttagaccggGCAAATGAAGGCAGCCCGATCATTTGGCGTGATCAAGAAAACAATGAATTACCATGGACTGAATTCTACGAAGAAAATTATCTATGCATGCCTTGTTGATGGCAAGATAGATGGGTCCATATTCATAATCTTTGTGATCCAATACGGTCAGGCAGATTGCCAACATGCTCCAGTGCTAGAGGTACATAGAACAAGAACAAAATAGTCTCACAAAGAACACTAATAGCCAGAACAAGAATATTGATAGTAGATTTGTTTTGGGGGAAAATAGTGTTTCAAGTAGTAATAACAGTAATAATAGCCAAAACAAGAATACAGAAGATAGTGGCATAGTGCTACAGCAGACAATAAAACCTACCCAGCCTGTAGATGGCATGAATCTCTTTGCATTATGACAACAGACAGTTTAGCATAAAGAGTCGGAAAGCAAACTAAAAGACAACTGTGTCTAGCATGGTCCCTAGGGTCTGAACTATGTTCGACGACATCAAATTCGAGACATGCTCCTCCAAATGCTTCTTCGCATCCTGCCGCCCAACATTTGCAATCGCCAGTTTCTCAGGCGTCAGCTCATCCTCCTCCTGCACAGCCTTGTTGTACTTGATGGCCAGGCTCAGCATTTCCTGCTCAAGACAACACAAATAAGTAAATAACAGACCACAAAGAATACATGAGCTTGCATCGTCGACTAAACGGATCTTCTGAGTAAAAGTAGAATACCACACACCTCAACAGTCTCCTCGTTGGTCTTTGAATGAGTGTCAAACCTCCTCAAAATCAAACCATCCGTCCATTTCTTTTTATGTAGGTTCAGCAACATCTTCTCCTCAAGCTCATTTTTCCGGTAGTTGATTGCAATGGAGTAGTAGTGCCTGTTCAGCCCGTGAATAAGAGCCTGGCAATGGAGATAATACAACCATTTATGAGAAATTAAGAAAACAAGAGTTCATAGGGCCCAGACTATAGTAGTTACCTGAATAGACGGCTTGTTTAGGTGGCCAACATTCGATGTTGTCTGTCGTGGCTCCTGGCCAAGCATCATGGTCTGAGGGTTAATGAGACGGAATGCATCAATGACCACCTTCCCCTTGACACTCTGGATGGGATCTATCACAACAGCAACTGCCCTGGGATTTAAAGCTTCGAAACTCTGCATGTCAACTTTGAAGATGTTAAATATTGCAAGCGTACTTGGCCACTTCAGTACAAGATTTCGAAAAGAGTATAATAAGGTCAACTAAAATCATAAAGTAGGTTGCCACTATAATATGTTCTATGGGAGGAAATAGTTTGCCACTATTCAAATCATTGTCCTATGATGTTAACTTTTATGCTTAACATGTTTATAAATACAACTTTGAGATTTTCGAAATTAATTAATAGGTTGTAATACAATTGCCAggattttttttgcgaaaacaaTTTCCAGGATTTTCGAATGCAGCTACCTAATTGTTCAGACACCCTTTCTTTTTCCAATACAATTACCAGATTTTTAAAAGCATCTAACAGATTGTTTAGACACTCTTTCTAGGTTTTCTAATACAATTGCCGGGTTTTCAGAAATCAACTACCAGATTGTTTAGACACCTTTGCCAGGTTTTCTAATACAATTGCCAGGTTTTCTGACACAGTTGCCAGATTTTAAGATTGTTTATACACCACTGCCATCTTTTGTGATTCAATTACCAGGTTTTTAGAAAGCAGCTACCATATTGTTTAGATACCCTTACCGTGTATTTTAAATACAATCACTAGGTTTTTCGAGGTTGTTTGATGCAGCTACCATGCTCACAGAGTAGAGCGCCAAATCATCGAAAGTTGTTATAGCCGCACCAGATTATCTGGTACTAGATACTCATTTTGTAGCATATATTTACCGGTTAATTAAAAAAAGTGTATTACCTATCATATATTTTTTGCAATATCTAGCTGTTACATGCTTTTTTTTAGCTCGAGTTGTTCCACGCTCCATGCTAAAAGTGAAGTAGAGTCCATACATGATGCCGCGAAAGGAAAATATGAACGTTGCAAAAGATCTTGTGCGCACTGCAGCGAAGGTGGCTAGGCAGAGAGTACTTGTACTACTTAATTTGTAGAGTCCTGTAGCAGATTGCTAGGTTCCTGTGTCGTATCTTGTAATACAGTAATAATAGCTTGTAACAAAGGAGACTAGGCATAGCCTACTGTGATACTAGAAGGCAGCAGCTCCAGTGTAGCAGTCAGCCTATAACACTCTTGTAGCTACCTTTCCCCCTGGTAGCATAAGGTAAAATAACACCCGTCTTTGGATGGGTCAAAGTGGAATCAGACGTGCGGGTGACAGCACCGCAAGCTAAAACGTCTGTATGGCGCCTATAAGTAGATTTTTTCCTTCAATAATTAAGCTTTGGCTTGTTGCGAACTTATAGATCGTCACCTATTATACTAGTATTACTCTATTTTTTTCACTTTGCTATCCTACAGTACAGTGGGCTGCATAACAGCCAACATATCAGTTTGTCAAAACAAGTTAATCAGGACGTTTTTACAATAAACGAGAACAATAATGATGGGCTAACATATATTTGATAAATTAGTGGATACGATGCAGTACAGTGTGACTGGCAAAAGTTACATATACAATTGTCAAACAATGTTTTACAATGCATAAGGAACAATAAGAAATAGATGGAAAATGCATAGACCTGCTGAGTATTGATGTCAACTCCTGAAAGCCAGCAACCAAATCCAGGATGTGAGTGGTACCAGCCTACCACCATTTCAGGTCTGTAAAAGAAATATAAATATTAACAAAATTGTTTTCCTACAAAATAACTGAGCAAAGACCACACTTGATCATCGAATGCTTAATAAAGACAATGCATCCACTAGAGCTACGGCCAATATTATTACTCGAAACAATTTGCTAGCAGTAAACATACAAAATCTAGATATTTACCAAGATGATCTGCATGTTGCATGAGAAGTAATGATGATTATATTTCCCTAACAGAGCATACATGGTTGAATAATTTGTGTACGTAATTTGTGAGTAAATATTAGTGCTAGATTATCAACCCAGTGTATTTTGAGCGCATGTTTCCATAGTTGCCTCGTTGTATGATGATCCAGCTTTGCTGTAACAGGAAGCTTTTGCTATATCTTAAGTCCTGTGTTTACTAAGGTCTGATTTTTTCCCAGTTCTGTAAAAAGGGTCAATCTTTAACAACAGGATGGGTGGGAGCATTTTGCTTACATCAATATTGCATATGGCCTCATGGTTACTAACATTGAGGAACCTGTAGCTTTTGAGAAGAATTAAATTTGGAAATTGATTTAACTTGCACGATTACTAGCTTCTGTAAAAAGGGACAATCTTCCACAACAGGACGAGTGGGAGCATTTTGCAGACATCAATATATTGCATATGGCCTCATGGTTATTAACATCGAGGGACCAATAGCTTTTGAAAAGAATCAAATTTGGAGATTGATTTACTTGGCACGGATGCAAGATAGAGCAAACCACAACTAACGGATCTCTAACATGCTCTGGTGTCCACAGTTGAAAACAGGGATCGACAGAGAACTACAATCAGGAGAGGCAAGTCATCACCAGGCAGCACATACCTCCCGGTCTGCTTGAGCATGTCGAGCATGTTGGTCTGGAAGGCGTGGTCGACGGCCTCGACGCTGACCCCGGTCCCGCTCTGCGGCATGGCGAAGACGTCGACCACCCTGACCGTGTAGTCGTCGACGAACTCGCCCAGCATCAGGCCCATCACCTCCATCGGCACGCCGGCCCTCcctgcatcgtcatcggcggcggcgcgtgagGACAGATCTCGCGCCCTGGCGGGGCCGGGACCAAGCGCCGGCGGAGGGGGGGGAGCGGGGGtatggctagggttagggttggggactGACCGTGCTTGAGCATCTTGAGCAGCGCGAGCGAGGAGATGTAGACCTGCTCGGAGGAGTCGAGCAGCGGCGAGTCGCTCCCCGGCTGCCCCATCCCGGTCTGGCCGAAGATCCTCTGCAGCCGCTCCATCTCGCCTTCGCCGCCTTCGGATCGCGCCTGCTCGTTTGCTTCTTGCTGCGGTTGCTGCACACACGCGACTACGCGAGTACCCGGTGGTTGTTGCTGCGCAGAGCGAGGCTGGAGTATTTTTATTGAGGGAGAAATTGGGCCGCGGTATCCTTTGTGAAGGAACCGGACTGCGATATGCTTTGTGGAAGAGCTGGGCTGCGATATCCTATTTGGAAGAACTGGGCTGTAGAGCCCTGTTAGCAGATGACATGGGCTTACGGATACGAGTTTGTTTTGGGATCTCAGTCCGTCCCGAGGTAAGCGGTGtagttcgaaaaaaaaaaaaatagcggtGTATGGCTTTTTAGCCAGATCCGGCTctaccaaaaaaaaaattgtgattGCGATCCAAGACTTTCATAGGGCTCTGGATGATTGTGATCTCAGTGACTTGGGTTATGTGGGAGATATGTTCACTTCGAATAGAGGCAATATGAGATCAAGATTGAACAGAGCAGTGGGGAATCTGAGTTGGAACCAAATGCATATGGATGCGGCCGTGGTTCATCTGGAGTATAATCATTCCGATCATAGACCGCTTTTGCTCGATACAGAATACTATACAGCGTTGAACTCTAATCCAGTACCCAAACAAAATAAATTTGAAGCAAAATGGTTGAGAGAGAACTTTGGAGAGATTGTTAAGGAAGaatgggaggcggcggcgggggatgTGAACCCGATCGACGTCCTCCAGCGTTTAAAGGCCATGCATAATGGGCTTCATGCATGGGATCAAAGGGTGCTCCGGGGGCCTAAGAGGAGGTTGTGCGCGGCCCAGGGAGAACTTGAATCAGTGATGCGTGGACCTATTAATTCAGAAACTAATCGAAAAAAGCAAGAAATTGCAAGTTTGATAGAAAAGTTGTTGGAGCAAGAGGAGATTAGATGGAACCAGCGTTCAAGAGCTAATTGGCTTCAGAATGAGGCCAGGAATACGTCTTACTTCCACAGTTTTGCTACTGCAAGGAAGAAAAGGAATACAATCAAAAAACTAAAAAATCCTAGCGGTGACGACTTCGTAGAAGGTAATGACAATTTAAATTTGGTTATCCTAAGATATTTTGATAACCTCTTCTCCATGGAAAATAATGTTGTTGATCCAACATTTTTATAAATGATTTCTCCTAAAGTAACCAAACAGTGAATGAAGATCTGATAGCTCCTTTTACTCGTGAATATGTGAAAAAATATGTGTTCTCAATTGGTGATTTAAAGGCACCCGGTCCAAATGGGCTTCATGCCCTGTTTTATAAAAAAATCTGGCATCTGGTAGGTCCTGATATTACAGATGCGGTTCTGAAGGCAATAAATGATAAATCAATTCTAGAAGGGTGGAATGAAACAGTAGTTGTTCTTATTCCAAAAGTTGATAATCCAGAGGAGGTTTCCTAATTCAGGCCGATATCATTATGTAATGTAGTCTATAAAATTATATCGAAGATGTTGGCTGCAAGATTGAAGAAAATTATGCCTGGGATCATCTCCCCAACATAGAGCGCGTTTGTCCCAAGAAGATTAATTACTGACAATGTGTTGGTGGCATATGAATGTGTTCACAAAATCAAGAATAAGGGAGAAGGAAAAACTGGTCTGTGTGTAGTTAAATTGGATATGCATAAAGCATATGATAGAGTGGAGTGGGAGTTTCTGAGAAAGGTGATGATGAGGCTGGGGTTCCATCAGGAGTGGATTGATCTGGTTATGGCGTGTGTAACATCTGTTACCTACTCTGTTCCTTTCAATTCCCAACTGACTGATGGTTTTATTCCAACTAGAGGTATTAGGCAAGGGGATCCATTGTCTCCTTATCTGTTCCTTCTTTGTGAGGAAGGTTTATCAAGTTCTTTGTTGCATGTTGAAGAGATTGGTGGCATTGAAGGGGTGAAAGTGTGCAGGGTGCACCATCAGTGTCACTTACTATTTGCTGATGATTCTTTG from Lolium rigidum isolate FL_2022 chromosome 4, APGP_CSIRO_Lrig_0.1, whole genome shotgun sequence encodes the following:
- the LOC124707753 gene encoding 26S proteasome non-ATPase regulatory subunit 14 homolog; amino-acid sequence: MERLQRIFGQTGMGQPGSDSPLLDSSEQVYISSLALLKMLKHGRAGVPMEVMGLMLGEFVDDYTVRVVDVFAMPQSGTGVSVEAVDHAFQTNMLDMLKQTGRPEMVVGWYHSHPGFGCWLSGVDINTQQSFEALNPRAVAVVIDPIQSVKGKVVIDAFRLINPQTMMLGQEPRQTTSNVGHLNKPSIQALIHGLNRHYYSIAINYRKNELEEKMLLNLHKKKWTDGLILRRFDTHSKTNEETVEEMLSLAIKYNKAVQEEDELTPEKLAIANVGRQDAKKHLEEHVSNLMSSNIVQTLGTMLDTVVF